The genomic interval GTGCCACATTGGCTTCCACAAGCCCGTGATGGATGGCGTTCAGCTGCTCGTAGCCGGTCAGCGTCGCGCCTTTGGGGCTGCCCCACAGGATATCCGCGGCGAACCAGCTGTCGTAAACGTCGGCGCTGCGTGAGTCGAGGCCCTTCTGTAGTTGCGCCGCCAAGGCGGTCGCCTCGGTGTCGGCGACGGCTTGGCGAGTCGGATCATGCAGTGCGGGACGTATTTCCATGAGCCCACCGTAGAAGCTCAACCAACATTGAGGTCAAGTCGCATGGCCCGGACATTTTCGTCCGAATACTCTGCCCATCAAGGTGATTCCTGCTCGGCACAGGGCAACAGGTCCGCCAACCCGGCCAGGTCGAGCACGGCCCGCAGCTGGTCATCGGCACCCAGGATCTGTACCGCGCCACCGGACCGCTTGGCGGTCAACCGGATTCGCGCGAGCGCGGCGAGGACCGCGGCGGCGCAACCCGATAACCCACGGACGTCGCACCGCACCGAATCGTGCCCGCTGCGCAGTATCGCTTGGACCTGCGCGCACCAAACCTCGGTCGTCTCGGTGTCCGCTACGCCGGCGAGGGTGATCGCTCGCGGGCCGAATTCGTCGGCTGTCACACCTGATATGACCGCCGCGCGTCCGGAAACTCGTCGCGACGAGTTTCCGGGATCCCTCGGGTTATGGGTGGCATGTCCAACGAAACTTTCTCCCCGCCCCG from Nocardia goodfellowii carries:
- a CDS encoding nuclear transport factor 2 family protein, whose amino-acid sequence is MEIRPALHDPTRQAVADTEATALAAQLQKGLDSRSADVYDSWFAADILWGSPKGATLTGYEQLNAIHHGLVEANVAPASRFEVVAAQSPAPDVIVAQIRRRALDSGGFSEMAMYVLVRRAGQWWLAAAQNTPITT
- a CDS encoding STAS domain-containing protein; protein product: MTADEFGPRAITLAGVADTETTEVWCAQVQAILRSGHDSVRCDVRGLSGCAAAVLAALARIRLTAKRSGGAVQILGADDQLRAVLDLAGLADLLPCAEQESP